A window from Neoarius graeffei isolate fNeoGra1 chromosome 14, fNeoGra1.pri, whole genome shotgun sequence encodes these proteins:
- the znf281b gene encoding zinc finger protein 281b isoform X2 produces MSIIQDKLGNEFLRNGSMDPNFAPSMIMFSHLPPVTSFTRLTSQPVVTDVPQEMVLKKERDSPEHGGGFLHSMGIKQEKFTELDYRIPLYGTGSGTGGGKSSDMLDISLGSHQSMLLHDVNISSQLPGRLGKDPKDSTHRKGRRANGEGTEGRGRRKRGDSTKSMMLDGEGGPLSPSSKPHICEHCSAAFRSSYHLRRHVLIHTGERPFRCSQCNMSFIQKYLLQRHEKIHSGEKPFSCDQCNMRFIQKYHMERHKRTHSGEKPYKCDTCQQYFSRTDRLLKHKRTCGEAIKKDLDPGMLHIGDEDLGQGSYLQTQGNVSAPPRKRGKSKNSGEGGERRRKKTAASGAGQMVGLQDYTVDMAAGSGASSSGVGNMADTSMANQHVRTPKLAFKKGGRKGGDKSLLSMGEAGSSSALHEQKLLPPKSSPMDLPGPGGMDGLGLLQSSSESKQGGTSSNYDDAMQFLKKRRYLHAVNSSGGGSGDYGSVHLPPQQTVIQGGIGEPTLALLDTSPLVSVDNKHDKSGIPDEVLQSLLDHYSHKSDVTFDLSEPHHVELHTASATPELGADETSSNSSADKSGVMNEYSKFLLQTLERTSHGGSGVFTFFPEKHMYAASPLECTFSQSVSSPHGPSSASVLPKSHFSMLVGSQSPSHASTSSQQAFHLSALEPSAHQQLTPSQELTEQLDTQELANGSGQKEQQVKNGNATSANSTSSGSTSVYSLSSPSDLTALEPSKEVDMRPTFQIENFAQAFGSQFKSERRTPLAYSADPQIVVVEVDPRISRTPMSEFSGYTSLLAEVNEPASSGTKTPTSQSYR; encoded by the exons ATGAGTATTATCCAGGACAAGCTAGGCAACGAGTTTCTGCGCAACGGCAGCATGGACCCCAACTTTGCCCCCAGCATGATCATGTTCAGCCATTTACCTCCAGTCACCAGCTTCACACGACTCACCTCACAGCCGGTGGTGACTGATGTACCGCAAGAGATGGTCCTGAAGAAAGAGAGGGATTCTCCGGAGCATGGTGGCGGTTTTCTGCACAGCATGGGCATAAAGCAGGAGAAGTTCACTGAGCTTGACTACCGCATCCCACTGTATGGAACAGGCTCAGGGACAGGAGGAGGAAAGAGTTCAGACATGCTGGACATTTCACTTGGAAGTCACCAGAGCATGCTTCTGCATGATGTCAACATCAGCAGT CAACTTCCTGGAAGATTAGGGAAAGACCCAAAAGACTCGACACACAGAAAAGGACGGAGGGCAAATGGGGAGGGAACAGAGGGCAGAGGCAGAAGGAAGCGAGGGGATTCCACAAAG TCAATGATGCTGGATGGGGAGGGAGGACCGCTTTCTCCCAGCTCCAAGCCACACATATGTGAACACTGCAGCGCCGCCTTCCGCAGCTCCTACCACCTGCGCAGACATGTGCTCATCCACACAG GTGAGAGGCCTTTCAGGTGCAGTCAGTGTAACATGAGCTTCATCCAGAAGTACCTGCTGCAGCGGCATGAAAAGATCCATAGTG GGGAAAAGCCATTCAGCTGTGACCAGTGCAACATGCGTTTCATTCAGAAATACCACATGGAGCGACACAAGAGGACACACAGTGGAGAAAAGCCATATAAATGTGATACTTGCCAACAG TATTTCTCTCGTACTGATCGTTTACTGAAGCACAAGAGAACCTGTGGAGAAGCCATAAAGAAGGATCTGGACCCAGGGATGCTACACATTGGAGATGAAGACCTGGGACAAGGCAGCTACCTACAAACTCAGGGAAATGTCAGTGCACCACCACGCAAGAGAGGCAAGTCCAAGAACAGTGGGGAGGGTGGAGAGCGGCGGAGGAAAAAAACAGCAGCTTCAGGGGCAGGCCAAATGGTCGGCCTGCAAGACTACACCGTAGACATGGCCGCTGGCTCTGGAGCGTCCTCTTCGGGGGTGGGGAACATGGCAGACACCAGCATGGCAAACCAGCACGTTCGCACTCCCAAGCTCGCCTTCAAGAAAGGTGGACGCAAGGGTGGGGACAAGAGCCTGCTCTCAATGGGTGAGGCCGGCTCAAGCTCAGCTCTGCATGAGCAGAAACTGTTACCTCCGAAATCTAGTCCCATGGATCTGCCTGGACCAGGAGGAATGGATGGTCTAGGTCTCCTCCAGAGTTCCTCAGAGTCAAAGCAAGGTGGCACAAGCAGCAACTACGACGATGCCATGCAGTTTCTGAAGAAGAGGAGGTACTTGCATGCGGTGAACAGTAGTGGTGGTGGGAGTGGTGACTACGGCTCAGTCCACCTTCCTCCTCAGCAGACGGTTATCCAAGGCGGTATTGGTGAACCCACACTGGCGTTACTGGACACGTCACCTCTGGTCAGTGTTGACAACAAGCACGACAAGTCAGGCATCCCAGATGAGGTACTGCAGAGTCTGCTGGATCACTACTCCCATAAAAGTGATGTGACTTTTGACCTCTCGGAGCCACATCATGTGGAGCTGCATACTGCTTCAGCGACACCTGAGCTGGGAGCAGATGAAACCTCCTCGAACAGCTCAGCCGACAAAAGTGGCGTGATGAACGAGTATTCCAAGTTCCTGCTGCAGACTCTGGAGAGGACGAGCCATGGCGGTAGTGGTGTCTTTACATTCTTCCCAGAGAAGCACATGTATGCTGCGTCTCCTCTGGAGTGTACCTTCAGCCAGTCTGTCTCCTCTCCCCACGGTCCCTCATCCGCTTCTGTGCTACCAAAGTCCCACTTCAGCATGCTAGTGGGCTCCCAATCTCCGTCCCACGCCTCGACTTCCTCCCAGCAGGCCTTTCACCTGAGTGCCCTAGAGCCCTCGGCCCACCAGCAGCTCACGCCGTCTCAAGAGCTCACTGAGCAGTTGGACACCCAGGAGCTTGCTAATGGCAGCGGGCAGAAGGAGCAGCAGGTGAAGAATGGCAATGCCACCAGTGCAAACAGCACCAGCAGTGGCTCCACTTCTGTCTACTCCCTGTCTTCACCATCTGATCTGACAGCCCTGGAACCATCCAAGGAGGTGGACATGCGGCCCACGTTTCAGATCGAGAACTTCGCTCAGGCATTCGGCTCCCAGTTCAAATCCGAGCGCCGAACCCCGCTGGCATACAGTGCTGACCCCCAGATCGTTGTCGTCGAAGTTGACCCCCGAATATCGCGGACTCCCATGTCAGAATTCTCAGGGTATACCAGTCTGTTAGCTGAAGTAAATGAGCCAGCTAGCTCAGGAACCAAAACCCCCACGAGCCAAAGCTACAGGTAA
- the znf281b gene encoding zinc finger protein 281b isoform X1 yields the protein MLVDVKWVAYSYCLFISLQWISSFELNDRCPLEQPTMSIIQDKLGNEFLRNGSMDPNFAPSMIMFSHLPPVTSFTRLTSQPVVTDVPQEMVLKKERDSPEHGGGFLHSMGIKQEKFTELDYRIPLYGTGSGTGGGKSSDMLDISLGSHQSMLLHDVNISSQLPGRLGKDPKDSTHRKGRRANGEGTEGRGRRKRGDSTKSMMLDGEGGPLSPSSKPHICEHCSAAFRSSYHLRRHVLIHTGERPFRCSQCNMSFIQKYLLQRHEKIHSGEKPFSCDQCNMRFIQKYHMERHKRTHSGEKPYKCDTCQQYFSRTDRLLKHKRTCGEAIKKDLDPGMLHIGDEDLGQGSYLQTQGNVSAPPRKRGKSKNSGEGGERRRKKTAASGAGQMVGLQDYTVDMAAGSGASSSGVGNMADTSMANQHVRTPKLAFKKGGRKGGDKSLLSMGEAGSSSALHEQKLLPPKSSPMDLPGPGGMDGLGLLQSSSESKQGGTSSNYDDAMQFLKKRRYLHAVNSSGGGSGDYGSVHLPPQQTVIQGGIGEPTLALLDTSPLVSVDNKHDKSGIPDEVLQSLLDHYSHKSDVTFDLSEPHHVELHTASATPELGADETSSNSSADKSGVMNEYSKFLLQTLERTSHGGSGVFTFFPEKHMYAASPLECTFSQSVSSPHGPSSASVLPKSHFSMLVGSQSPSHASTSSQQAFHLSALEPSAHQQLTPSQELTEQLDTQELANGSGQKEQQVKNGNATSANSTSSGSTSVYSLSSPSDLTALEPSKEVDMRPTFQIENFAQAFGSQFKSERRTPLAYSADPQIVVVEVDPRISRTPMSEFSGYTSLLAEVNEPASSGTKTPTSQSYR from the exons ATGCTCGTGGATGTAAAATGGGTTGcgtattcgtattgtttgtttATATCTTTGCAGTGGATCTCATCTTTTGAGCTAAATGACCGTTGCCCTCTTGAGCAACCGACCATGAGTATTATCCAGGACAAGCTAGGCAACGAGTTTCTGCGCAACGGCAGCATGGACCCCAACTTTGCCCCCAGCATGATCATGTTCAGCCATTTACCTCCAGTCACCAGCTTCACACGACTCACCTCACAGCCGGTGGTGACTGATGTACCGCAAGAGATGGTCCTGAAGAAAGAGAGGGATTCTCCGGAGCATGGTGGCGGTTTTCTGCACAGCATGGGCATAAAGCAGGAGAAGTTCACTGAGCTTGACTACCGCATCCCACTGTATGGAACAGGCTCAGGGACAGGAGGAGGAAAGAGTTCAGACATGCTGGACATTTCACTTGGAAGTCACCAGAGCATGCTTCTGCATGATGTCAACATCAGCAGT CAACTTCCTGGAAGATTAGGGAAAGACCCAAAAGACTCGACACACAGAAAAGGACGGAGGGCAAATGGGGAGGGAACAGAGGGCAGAGGCAGAAGGAAGCGAGGGGATTCCACAAAG TCAATGATGCTGGATGGGGAGGGAGGACCGCTTTCTCCCAGCTCCAAGCCACACATATGTGAACACTGCAGCGCCGCCTTCCGCAGCTCCTACCACCTGCGCAGACATGTGCTCATCCACACAG GTGAGAGGCCTTTCAGGTGCAGTCAGTGTAACATGAGCTTCATCCAGAAGTACCTGCTGCAGCGGCATGAAAAGATCCATAGTG GGGAAAAGCCATTCAGCTGTGACCAGTGCAACATGCGTTTCATTCAGAAATACCACATGGAGCGACACAAGAGGACACACAGTGGAGAAAAGCCATATAAATGTGATACTTGCCAACAG TATTTCTCTCGTACTGATCGTTTACTGAAGCACAAGAGAACCTGTGGAGAAGCCATAAAGAAGGATCTGGACCCAGGGATGCTACACATTGGAGATGAAGACCTGGGACAAGGCAGCTACCTACAAACTCAGGGAAATGTCAGTGCACCACCACGCAAGAGAGGCAAGTCCAAGAACAGTGGGGAGGGTGGAGAGCGGCGGAGGAAAAAAACAGCAGCTTCAGGGGCAGGCCAAATGGTCGGCCTGCAAGACTACACCGTAGACATGGCCGCTGGCTCTGGAGCGTCCTCTTCGGGGGTGGGGAACATGGCAGACACCAGCATGGCAAACCAGCACGTTCGCACTCCCAAGCTCGCCTTCAAGAAAGGTGGACGCAAGGGTGGGGACAAGAGCCTGCTCTCAATGGGTGAGGCCGGCTCAAGCTCAGCTCTGCATGAGCAGAAACTGTTACCTCCGAAATCTAGTCCCATGGATCTGCCTGGACCAGGAGGAATGGATGGTCTAGGTCTCCTCCAGAGTTCCTCAGAGTCAAAGCAAGGTGGCACAAGCAGCAACTACGACGATGCCATGCAGTTTCTGAAGAAGAGGAGGTACTTGCATGCGGTGAACAGTAGTGGTGGTGGGAGTGGTGACTACGGCTCAGTCCACCTTCCTCCTCAGCAGACGGTTATCCAAGGCGGTATTGGTGAACCCACACTGGCGTTACTGGACACGTCACCTCTGGTCAGTGTTGACAACAAGCACGACAAGTCAGGCATCCCAGATGAGGTACTGCAGAGTCTGCTGGATCACTACTCCCATAAAAGTGATGTGACTTTTGACCTCTCGGAGCCACATCATGTGGAGCTGCATACTGCTTCAGCGACACCTGAGCTGGGAGCAGATGAAACCTCCTCGAACAGCTCAGCCGACAAAAGTGGCGTGATGAACGAGTATTCCAAGTTCCTGCTGCAGACTCTGGAGAGGACGAGCCATGGCGGTAGTGGTGTCTTTACATTCTTCCCAGAGAAGCACATGTATGCTGCGTCTCCTCTGGAGTGTACCTTCAGCCAGTCTGTCTCCTCTCCCCACGGTCCCTCATCCGCTTCTGTGCTACCAAAGTCCCACTTCAGCATGCTAGTGGGCTCCCAATCTCCGTCCCACGCCTCGACTTCCTCCCAGCAGGCCTTTCACCTGAGTGCCCTAGAGCCCTCGGCCCACCAGCAGCTCACGCCGTCTCAAGAGCTCACTGAGCAGTTGGACACCCAGGAGCTTGCTAATGGCAGCGGGCAGAAGGAGCAGCAGGTGAAGAATGGCAATGCCACCAGTGCAAACAGCACCAGCAGTGGCTCCACTTCTGTCTACTCCCTGTCTTCACCATCTGATCTGACAGCCCTGGAACCATCCAAGGAGGTGGACATGCGGCCCACGTTTCAGATCGAGAACTTCGCTCAGGCATTCGGCTCCCAGTTCAAATCCGAGCGCCGAACCCCGCTGGCATACAGTGCTGACCCCCAGATCGTTGTCGTCGAAGTTGACCCCCGAATATCGCGGACTCCCATGTCAGAATTCTCAGGGTATACCAGTCTGTTAGCTGAAGTAAATGAGCCAGCTAGCTCAGGAACCAAAACCCCCACGAGCCAAAGCTACAGGTAA